The segment TCAGTCTCCGGCTGCATGATTTTCGCGATCACCAACGCCGCCGGAGCCGAAATGATTGAAGCCGTTAACAAGTGGCCCGCGCTTACGCCGAAGTTGACGAAGATCGCCATCAAGCTTCCGCTGATCGTCGAAAAACCGCCGACCATCAACGCATTCAGTTCACTACGCGTCATGCCTGCAACGTAAGGCTTCACGACGAGTGGGGCTTCGGTGTGACCGACCAGAACATTCGCTGCGGCCGCCATGCTTTCGGGGCCCGATGTGCCCAGCGTCTTGCCCATCACCCAGGCCATGCCGCGGATTAGCCATTGCATGATGCCGATGTGATACAGGATCGCCATCAGCGACGCGAAAAAGATCACGGTTGGCAAAACGCCAAAGGCAAACGTTTTCAAAACGACTTTGGGGTCCGTTGGGTTTCCTTCTGCGATCCCGTTCGCGTTGAAGACGAATCCCGATCCGGCTTCCACGAATTCCTGGATTGATTTGAACACGGAATCCAGTGCCGCGAACAGTATACCGTTCGGGTAAGCTCCTCCCATCGTCCAGTTTTGCGATTGGAAAAACAGAGCGGCAAGGACGAGTTGCAGCAGGATGCCGGATACAACCAGTCGCCAGTTGACTTTGGTTCGATGCGAGCTGACCAGCCATGCGATAAAGAGCATGACGAAGATGCCGAGCAGGCTGATGAAGTTAAGGTGCCAGGAAGAGTATTCGGCAAGAGTGGCAGAGTCGGTGGGCATGCAGAGGGCCTTTTTGAAGGTCAATTGTAGCAAAGGCTGCGGTCAGGTGGCATAGGCTTCCAGCCTGTGATCTGCACCTTTCGTAGCGATGTCTTCTAGCCGTCGCATACCTCAAAAACACCTTGATTGGAATCCGCACCACCATCTGTGCCAGCGCGATCACAGGCTGGAAGCCTATGCCACCGTTACATCTGTTCGATCACGCCGATGCCAAGCAACCCCAAGCCGCGTTCTACAGTTCGCGACATCAAATCGCAGAACTGAAGACGGCTTTGCTTCAGTGATTCGGTTTCCGCATCCTTTACGCTGCACTTTTCCAAAAACTGGAAAAACACTTGTGTCAGATCGAACAGGTAGCCACAAAGCAAGTTTGGTTTGTACTCGACAAGGACTTCGTCAATCGTTTCGCCAAAGCGAGCTAACTTCACCGCCAGCTCACGCTCGATATCCGTTGCGAACTCGAACGGAACTGGATTGGCTCGGACTTTCGCCATGTCCGCGCCGGTCTTGCGAATGATGCCTTGGACACGAGCGTAGCTAAACTGCAAATACGTGGCGGTGTTGCCACGCGTGGCCAACATTTTGTCGTAGCTGAACTTATAATCCGAGCCGCGGTTTTGAGACAAGTCGGCATACTTGAGTGCTCCAATACCCACCGTTGTGGCGATGTGTTTCTGTTGCTCTTCCGACAGATCAGGATTTTGCTCAACGGCGATCGCCAAAGCACGTGATTCGGCTTCATCTAAAAGCGATTCGAGGCCTACCGTGTCGCCAGAGCGAGTCTTGAACGGTTTTCCATCATCGCCCAACACGGTGCCAAAGCTGACGTGCGTCAGTTCGATGTCCTTGTAGCCCCACAGTCGCGCGGCGTCGAATAGTTTGTCAAAGTGCTCATGCTGACGATGGTCGACCACGCACAATGCAGCATCGGCGCCGAAGTGATCCACGCGGTATTTGATCGTCGCCAGGTCGGTCGTCGAATACAGAAAGGCACCGTCTTTCTTGCGGATAATCATTGGCGTTTCGTAATCGTCCATGAACACGCAAACCGCACCGTCGCTGGTGCGAGCGAACCCTTTGGCTTCGAAATCGGAAACGACATCACCAAGCATGTCGTGGTAGAAGCTCTCGCCAAGTTCGTGATCGTGTTCGATGTTTAGGCGACGATAGATCTTCCGCATATCCTCCCAGCAATACGGCAGGAACTCGGTCCACAGTTCCTTGTTCTCCTTGTCGCCTTCGTGAAGCTTTGCAGTCTCAAGCAGCACCTGCTGGCCAATTTCCGGGTGTGCGTTGGCGATGCCGATCAGATCGGGGTTGGATTCGATGGCATCGATTTTGGCTTTGAGTCCGTCGCCGGTTTCCTTTTGTGAGTCCAATCGCTTCGTGACCGCCGATAGCTCTTTCTTGATTTTTTTCGTTTCCGCTTTCTCTGTCGCCGCAGCCTGTTTTTCTTTCAGTGCAGCGACTTGTCCCGACAGTTCGATAATCTTGTCAGCCACGTCATCGACTTTGCCTTTCGCCGCGTGATAGTCCACCAGTTGACGCACGAACTTGTACAGTCGCCCCAGTTCGGTCACGGGGTCTTTCTCGTACGCCGCCGCGTCAAGAAAATGTTTGTAGCCGTAAATGATCATGCCGAACTGCGTGCCCCAGTCGCCGACATGATTGTCCGTAATGACTTTGTGGCCTGCGAAGCTCAGGATCTTCGAAATCGCATCGCCAATCACGGTGCTGCGGATATGACCGACATGCATCGGTTTGGCCACGTTGGGTGACGAAAAATCGACGACGTAGGTTTTCGGATCGGCGACTTTGCTCACACCCAAACGTTCATCAACGAGAGCAGCAGACAGGCTTCCTTTGAGCCACTCGTCGTCCAGTTTCAGATTGATAAATCCCGGTCCGGCGACGTCGACGTTGCTGCAAAGCCCATCAACAGCCAGCTTTTCCACGATTTCGGTCGCCATATCACGCGGCGGCTTTCCCAACTTCTTTCCCAGGGGCATCGCGAGGTTGGCTTGATAGTCACCGAAGGTCGCGTCCTTTGCCGGGCGGATCATTCCGAGCAACTCTGTGGGATCGTCCACAAGCGAAACAAGTGCGTCGGCAAAACGGGTTCGGATTTCGGCGAGAGCGTTCATGAAGATTGAAAATGTTGGCAAAGGGGCAATGCTGGAGCGTCCAACGAATCGAAATCGGCGTTAGAATACGTTCGTCAGTCGTAAAATGGTCACAGAAAGTGGCTGTTTTCGCAATCCGACAACGGAAGACAAATTCAGAGGATATATGTTCGGAATGTTCAAGAGCATTGCTTTTTCGCTATCGTTCGCAGTCGTTTGTGTGACGTCAATTTTCTCATCCGCGGCGGCTGGTGAGAATTCTGTTTCGGCCGGCGTCAATCACCCGCTTTCGATCGTCGAAGCCGATGTGCTGGTCGGCCGCAGGAAGCTGATCATGCGGCTGAAGTGCTATGCGGAAGATCTTGAACTGCTGCACGGCGTCGAACCTTACGAAGAAACGGGCAAATACGACAACACCGAGCTGCAGGAAGGCACCCAGGACCACGCCAAATATCTGCTTGAGAAAATCCTGATCATGGACGCCGAGGGAGAAGTCCTCGAAGGAGAAGTTACCGAAATCAGGCCGTTCGAAATACCGAAAGAAGGTATCCCGGCCGGGCAGCTGATGAACTACACGATCGGCTACATTTTCGAATACACGTACGAGGAGCCGCCTGAGTTTATCACGATGGAACAGCGGATGATTGCCGATGGAGCTCTGCTTCCCACGGAGCTGAAGTACATCGTGAAACAGTCTGGCGCTGACGTTTCATACGGTGGCAGCGGTAAAATCATGAAGCCTGCGATTCCGGAAACGTTCCAGTTTGACTGGGAGGGCGTGCCGGACAAAAACGATGACGTCGCGGTATGGGACAAGTGGCTGGAAGAGCAGCGCGAAAAGAACCTTGGCATTGAGAGCTACGGCAGCGTCTACAGTTTCTTTTACATCACCCGTCGTGAGGTTCGCCAGGAAATTCTGATTCCGATCGCCAGCCTGTCGACTTTCATTGACATCGAAAGCGAAGACGGCAGATTTCTTGAAATCGACGAACAGGACGCGCTCAAGCCCAAGATCGAAGCGTTGTTGTCAGCGGCCAATCCGGTCACCATTGACGCCAACGCGGTGCAACCCAAGTTTGACCGGATCGATTTCTATGGGCTGGATATTCGTGATTTTGCAATGCAAGCTGAACGTCGAAAAATCTCGATGGCCAACGGTCGAGTCGGTGTCATCATGAGCTACGATCCGGGCGGCGCGCCGGCTCATGTTTCGGTCACTTGGGACATGTTCAATTCTATCGTTCGCAGCGTGGACACCGTCGTGATCGCTTTGGGGACCGTGCGCCGAACGCAGTTTTCAAAGTTCCTCGAGAACAATACTTACACATGGTCCAACGCGGAACCGGTCAACGACGAAGCCATCGAAACTGTGCCCGCTGAATTTGATTTGCCGTTTTGGGAAGGTTTCCCGTGGCTCAGTTTGCTTCTGTTCGTCGGGGCGATCGTCACGTTTGCCAGCGGTCGTTTTCGGGATTCGAAAGCACAGCGTTTCACGATTGCGGGTGCGTTGACCGCGGCGGCGTTGTTGTGCGTACCGCTGGTGAAAGTCGACCTGTACGCTCCGTGGAGTCGTCGGATGCAAGTCTCGGAGCAAAAAGCTGACGAGGTGTTCGCGGCTTTGCATGCGAATCTGTTTCGCGCGTTTGACTATTCCAGCGAGAGCCGCATTTATGATGGTTTGGCGAAAAGCGTCGACGGCAAACTGCTTGGAGAACTTTACCTGCAACTGAATGACAGTTTGCGAATCAAGGAACAGGGCGGTGCCGTGGCCAACATCACGGAAGTGAATCTTTTGAAAGGCAAGCTGCGGGAAAATGGAAAGAGCTTTTCAACCGCCAAGCCCGGGTTCGTTTACCGTTGCAAGTGGAACCTTGTGGGCGACGTCGAGCATTGGGGGCACATTCATGAGCGTACGAACGTTTATGACGCGTCGTTTGATGTTCAGGCGATCGACAACCAGTGGAAGATCACGGCGATGAAGCTGGAAGATGTGCCGCAAGGGATCGTCAAACGCCGATTGCGCAAGTTTTAAAATAGGGCGAAGTCGAGCGAGCAATTGCGTATTCTTTCGCTCACACGTCGTGCTACAACGCTGGTGATAAAGGCAGGCTTTGCTTAGAGCCAGTTTCAAAACTGATCACTTGGCAGTGGCTGCGGCGTCTCGCCGCAGTATTTCTGGTATCAACTGCGGCGAGACGCCGCAGCCACAAGGTTTTGAAACTGCCTCTAAACAGCCTGGCTATTTGCGATTGAACTCGGACGGATCGTAAGGGT is part of the Mariniblastus fucicola genome and harbors:
- a CDS encoding NupC/NupG family nucleoside CNT transporter, encoding MPTDSATLAEYSSWHLNFISLLGIFVMLFIAWLVSSHRTKVNWRLVVSGILLQLVLAALFFQSQNWTMGGAYPNGILFAALDSVFKSIQEFVEAGSGFVFNANGIAEGNPTDPKVVLKTFAFGVLPTVIFFASLMAILYHIGIMQWLIRGMAWVMGKTLGTSGPESMAAAANVLVGHTEAPLVVKPYVAGMTRSELNALMVGGFSTISGSLMAIFVNFGVSAGHLLTASIISAPAALVIAKIMQPETEQTADIEEVTEKMERPASNVIEAAAIGASDGMKLAINIAAMLIAFLALLAMIDAILRGSGEGIEWLMNQSRTAENAIDIRWSLNGLLGSLFYPLAWVMGIRPEDCQVSGLLLGKKMAVNEFVAYLDLSAILNGQFTLPVNGEEQVVEISERTRVILTYALCGFSNFGAIGIQIGGIGPLAPERRSDLAQLGLRAMFGGMLACCITACMAGLMFGLLS
- the argS gene encoding arginine--tRNA ligase, with translation MNALAEIRTRFADALVSLVDDPTELLGMIRPAKDATFGDYQANLAMPLGKKLGKPPRDMATEIVEKLAVDGLCSNVDVAGPGFINLKLDDEWLKGSLSAALVDERLGVSKVADPKTYVVDFSSPNVAKPMHVGHIRSTVIGDAISKILSFAGHKVITDNHVGDWGTQFGMIIYGYKHFLDAAAYEKDPVTELGRLYKFVRQLVDYHAAKGKVDDVADKIIELSGQVAALKEKQAAATEKAETKKIKKELSAVTKRLDSQKETGDGLKAKIDAIESNPDLIGIANAHPEIGQQVLLETAKLHEGDKENKELWTEFLPYCWEDMRKIYRRLNIEHDHELGESFYHDMLGDVVSDFEAKGFARTSDGAVCVFMDDYETPMIIRKKDGAFLYSTTDLATIKYRVDHFGADAALCVVDHRQHEHFDKLFDAARLWGYKDIELTHVSFGTVLGDDGKPFKTRSGDTVGLESLLDEAESRALAIAVEQNPDLSEEQQKHIATTVGIGALKYADLSQNRGSDYKFSYDKMLATRGNTATYLQFSYARVQGIIRKTGADMAKVRANPVPFEFATDIERELAVKLARFGETIDEVLVEYKPNLLCGYLFDLTQVFFQFLEKCSVKDAETESLKQSRLQFCDLMSRTVERGLGLLGIGVIEQM